In Mytilus edulis chromosome 13, xbMytEdul2.2, whole genome shotgun sequence, a single window of DNA contains:
- the LOC139501974 gene encoding uncharacterized protein, producing MADTIIPNISLALYNYLCHNIVGTEDHVNTIILMNTVRDNLSSDKSKTIITSGSYGEGLEMRGSDLDIMEVIKSIKVNADKQPDFDQNITYLSMDTDNVKPGFTQLRLEYSRNQFNLKCCEEHNGKHYFSSALWKGNILLIGEKGRQIHGPCITDKKEFFDYAFSLHCKTWISSAVNWITRSSSSWPSHNVKQSILNHGVLFVPIGVHGSPKEDLEWRVSFSVAEKLLINTFTHTQLMCYALLKIILKDVIANDSECKDLLCSYFLKTVIFWISEELPSSVWKPDNIITCFMRCFSRLVYCVEHSVCSHYFIPDNNMFENKIEGRARDVLLNKLNTLHSYGWRCIFFSDQISNFAVSMWNFPIEPFTLYVNDVKKIVQSRIFHSANGFVDLFFELDLFNTGLLHNIWCHHFSQKQLYAYYISQRCKFLAQRLPLDGAIINNKYQYKQYKSCLSTLLTNIYHDAVSGWLMVASLFYKTKQYRKALYIIRYSISKCTIDELFFGMTLSEIHYQSLKLLSFNKTSVTYLLKILLVDLIYLKENSTLTPEELLMEGREKPYVIPSTAYAYFLSVLCHYHLNNLRYCQDSIQDLKLVIAERYLMSDVRSTAEAYTLLGIALQLFDDKESARQAFLQSLEIFPDESYNSATRRLL from the exons ATGGCAG ACACTATTATACCAAACATATCACTAGCTCTGTATAACTATTTGTGTCATAACATCGTAGGAACAGAAGATCATGTTAACACAATCATATTAATGAACACGGTGAGAGATAATTTGTCAagtgacaagtcgaaaacaattataACAAGTGGAAGCTATGGAGAAGGACTTGAAATGCGAGGAAGTGATTTAGATATAATGGAAGTAATAAAATCTATTAAGGTGAATGCAGATAAACAACCCGACTTTGATCAAAATATAACTTATCTGTCCATGGATACAGACAATGTAAAACCTGGTTTTACTCAATTAAGGCTAGAATATAGCAGAAATcagtttaatttgaaatgttgtgAAGAACATAATGGTAAACATTATTTTTCGAGTGCATTATGGAAgggaaatattttattgattgGGGAAAAAGGCAGACAAATTCATGGACCGTGTATAACTGACAAAAAAGAATTTTTTGATTATGCCTTCTCTTTGCATTGTAAAACGTGGATATCTTCTGCTGTTAATTGGATAACAAGATCAAGTAGCTCATGGCCAAGTCATAATGTCAAACAAAGTATTTTAAATCACGGGGTACTTTTTGTACCGATCGGAGTTCACGGATCACCAAAAGAAGATCTAGAATGGCGAGTATCTTTTTCAGTGGCTGAAAAACTTCTAATTAATACATTTACTCACACCCAATTAATGTGTTATGCtctcttaaaaataattttgaaagatgtAATAGCAAATGATTCTGAATGTAAAGATTTACTCTGTTCATATTTCCTTAAAACAGTTATTTTCTGGATATCTGAAGAACTACCATCATCTGTATGGAAGCCTGATAATATTATAACTTGTTTTATGCGATGTTTCAGCAGGTTAGTCTATTGTGTCGAGCATTCGGTTTGTTCACATTACTTCATTCCAGACAACAACATGTTCGAGAACAAAATAGAGGGCCGTGCTCGTGATgtacttttaaacaaattaaacacgTTACACAGCTATGGTTGGCgatgcatatttttttcagatCAAATATCCAACTTTGCTGTATCGATGTGGAATTTTCCAATTGAACCCTTTACATTATATGTAAATGACGTTAAGAAAATAGTGCAATCCAGAATTTTTCATTCTGCAAATGGTTTCGTAGACCTTTTTTTTGAgttagatttattcaacacaggATTATTACACAACATATGGTGTCACCATTTTTCACAAAAGCAATTATATGCATACTACATATCACAGAGGTGTAAATTTCTAGCTCAGCGTTTACCACTTGATGGTGCAATTATCAACAATAAATACcaatacaaacagtacaaatCATGTTTAAGTACTCTGCTaacaaatatatatcatgacGCTGTTTCTGGATGGCTTATGGTAGCTTCacttttttacaaaacaaagcaatacaGGAAAGCTTTATACATCATTAGGTATTCTATATCGAAATGTACTATCGACGAACTGTTCTTTGGAATGACTCTATCAGAAATCCATTACCAGTCACTCAAACTGCTGTCATTCAACAAGACGAGTGTGACTTATCTTCTGAAAATACTATTAGTAGatcttatatatttaaaagaGAATTCAACGTTAACACCAGAAGAACTTTTAATGGAGGGACGGGAAAAACCATATGTAATTCCATCCACAGCGTATGCTTATTTCCTTAGTGTTCTTTGTCATTATCACCTCAATAATCTTAGATATTGTCAGGATTCTATTCAAGATTTAAAACTTGTTATAGCAGAAAGATATTTGATGTCAGATGTGAGGAGTACAGCGGAGGCCTACACTTTATTGGGAATTGCTTTACAATTATTTGACGACAAGGAATCCGCGCGACAAGCTTTTTTACAGTCTTTAGAAATCTTCCCCGATGAATCGTACAATTCTGCCACAAGGAGACTTTTGTAA